In the Ensifer adhaerens genome, one interval contains:
- a CDS encoding FecCD family ABC transporter permease, translating into MAETAAAGRERCGRARQELIKWSALGLGCLLLLALCVTSLSVGVRSIPLSMTVDALFAYDNSLPDHIIAHDYRLPRTLLGLLCGSAFGISGALIQAATRNPLADPGVLGVNAGAAFFVTLAVGVLGWQSIEAYIWASFAGAITVTALVYALGAAGRDGATPVRLVLCGVAISAVLAGIGSLTTLFDPQAFDALRMWSIGSIAGRDMAVVQTVAPFVMTGLVIALLLARSLNAVALGDDLARTLGGNLLRTRILAVTAITLLAGAATAGAGPIAFVGLMVPHVMRWLVGPDQRWILGLTMIYAPCLLLTADIIGRLVLYPGELETGIVTAFVGAPVLILLARRSKASGL; encoded by the coding sequence GTGGCAGAAACAGCCGCGGCAGGCCGTGAGCGCTGTGGGAGGGCCAGGCAGGAACTGATCAAGTGGTCCGCGCTCGGCCTAGGTTGCCTGCTTCTCCTGGCCTTGTGCGTCACCAGTCTTTCGGTCGGCGTGCGTTCGATCCCTCTTTCGATGACTGTAGATGCACTGTTCGCCTATGATAACAGTCTTCCGGACCATATCATCGCTCATGACTACCGGCTGCCAAGGACGCTGCTCGGGCTGCTCTGCGGCTCGGCATTTGGCATCTCTGGTGCACTGATCCAGGCCGCCACCCGCAATCCCTTGGCCGATCCGGGTGTTTTGGGCGTGAATGCAGGGGCAGCGTTCTTCGTCACGCTTGCCGTCGGTGTTCTCGGCTGGCAGTCGATCGAGGCCTATATCTGGGCATCATTTGCCGGCGCCATCACCGTAACCGCGCTCGTATATGCACTCGGCGCCGCAGGCCGCGACGGTGCGACGCCGGTCAGGCTGGTGCTCTGCGGCGTTGCGATCTCGGCAGTGCTTGCCGGTATCGGTTCGTTGACCACCCTTTTCGATCCCCAGGCCTTCGATGCGTTGCGCATGTGGTCGATCGGTTCGATCGCCGGCCGCGACATGGCCGTTGTGCAGACCGTCGCGCCATTCGTCATGACGGGTCTGGTGATCGCGCTCCTTCTGGCCCGGTCGCTCAATGCCGTCGCGTTGGGCGATGATCTGGCAAGGACACTGGGCGGCAACCTGTTGAGAACCCGCATCCTCGCCGTCACCGCAATCACGCTGCTTGCCGGAGCGGCAACCGCTGGTGCCGGTCCAATCGCCTTTGTCGGACTGATGGTGCCGCATGTGATGCGCTGGCTTGTCGGCCCGGACCAGCGCTGGATCCTCGGCCTGACGATGATTTATGCCCCTTGTCTTCTTCTCACGGCCGATATTATCGGCCGTCTGGTGCTTTATCCGGGTGAACTGGAGACCGGCATCGTCACCGCCTTCGTCGGGGCGCCGGTGCTGATCCTGCTCGCGCGGCGCTCGAAGGCGAGCGGCTTGTGA
- a CDS encoding FecCD family ABC transporter permease, whose amino-acid sequence MPDLAHRPVLRLFGERLSLSIGTRSIAVTVMLMLVACGIGLISLISGSYDVPLAAVVNILLGHGQADDDMVRMIIIEWRLPRVVLAILLGAALGMSGAIFQSLTRNPLGSPDIIGFSAGSYTGALIVILLFSGGYYQTAAGALAGGIVTAAVVYLLSWRRGVQGFRLIIVGIGVAAMLSAFNAWMIRQADLQVALSAAIWGAGSLNVLGFEQLVPVMIVLLIVMPTSCLFSRSLRQLEMGDDLARASGVNAGRSRLALMVLGVALTAVVTAAAGPISFITLAAPQIARRLTRSAGVALIPSALMGGLLLIAADWAAQHAFGVQIPIGVMTVSIGGIYFLFLLFREGRK is encoded by the coding sequence ATGCCCGACCTTGCCCACCGGCCGGTCCTTCGCCTGTTCGGCGAGCGCCTGTCGCTCAGCATCGGAACGAGGAGCATTGCCGTTACGGTAATGCTGATGCTTGTCGCCTGCGGGATCGGGCTGATCTCGCTTATCAGCGGTAGCTATGATGTTCCACTCGCGGCTGTGGTCAACATATTGCTCGGGCATGGTCAGGCAGATGACGACATGGTGCGGATGATCATCATCGAATGGCGGCTGCCGAGGGTGGTGCTCGCCATCCTGCTGGGAGCAGCCCTTGGCATGAGCGGTGCGATCTTCCAGTCGCTGACGCGCAATCCGCTCGGCTCGCCCGACATTATCGGCTTCTCTGCAGGATCCTATACTGGCGCACTCATCGTCATTCTGCTGTTCTCCGGCGGGTATTACCAGACGGCGGCAGGTGCGCTTGCCGGTGGGATCGTCACTGCAGCCGTGGTGTATCTTCTGTCCTGGCGTCGCGGGGTGCAGGGCTTTCGGCTGATCATCGTCGGCATCGGTGTCGCTGCCATGCTGTCCGCCTTCAATGCCTGGATGATCCGCCAAGCGGATCTGCAGGTGGCGTTGTCTGCGGCAATCTGGGGCGCAGGCTCGCTCAACGTACTGGGGTTCGAGCAGCTGGTCCCGGTGATGATCGTGCTTCTGATCGTGATGCCGACAAGCTGTCTCTTCTCTCGATCCTTGCGGCAGTTGGAAATGGGTGACGATCTGGCCCGCGCCTCGGGTGTCAATGCCGGTCGTTCTCGTTTAGCCCTGATGGTACTCGGCGTGGCGCTGACGGCAGTCGTCACGGCGGCTGCCGGGCCGATCTCCTTCATCACGCTGGCAGCACCGCAGATCGCCCGAAGGCTGACCCGCTCGGCGGGTGTAGCACTCATCCCGTCGGCACTGATGGGCGGGCTTCTGCTGATTGCCGCCGATTGGGCCGCCCAGCATGCATTTGGCGTCCAGATTCCGATCGGCGTCATGACGGTCAGCATCGGTGGGATCTATTTTCTCTTCCTTCTGTTTCGCGAGGGTCGCAAATGA
- a CDS encoding siderophore-interacting protein: MPANAEALSGAADHDHDHHDPYFEDYFLAETTSVVRLTPSMIRVVVKVDGGERLLPSGHPDEWVRLALSPDDATPVTIPVLMENGKWGRPDGSKHCPNRPYTIRRWDAERCEMVIDIVVHEGGVAAGWAMNAAVGDVVGICNPEGRFWMPKGSEWLLMLTDITGLPAVARVLEELADGFKVIVHVEVPSDADCQDIGTVADADIHWHACHGPRDERPGYTELSRIAGEISSLPDGPGYIYIAGEARAVSDCRKHFRDRLGFDKDRIDAIGYWIEGQARV; this comes from the coding sequence ATGCCAGCGAATGCCGAAGCTCTTTCAGGTGCAGCCGACCACGACCATGACCACCACGATCCCTATTTCGAGGACTATTTTCTGGCCGAGACGACTTCGGTCGTGCGGCTGACACCGTCGATGATCCGTGTCGTGGTCAAGGTGGATGGCGGCGAACGCTTGCTGCCGAGCGGCCATCCGGACGAATGGGTGCGGCTTGCACTGAGTCCCGATGATGCCACGCCGGTGACGATCCCGGTCCTGATGGAGAACGGCAAGTGGGGGCGGCCGGATGGCTCGAAACACTGCCCGAACCGCCCCTACACGATCCGCCGCTGGGATGCCGAACGGTGCGAGATGGTAATCGACATCGTCGTCCATGAAGGCGGCGTCGCAGCCGGCTGGGCGATGAACGCGGCAGTCGGCGATGTGGTCGGCATCTGTAATCCCGAAGGCCGGTTCTGGATGCCGAAGGGTAGCGAGTGGCTGCTGATGCTGACCGATATTACCGGGCTTCCTGCCGTCGCTCGCGTGCTGGAAGAGCTGGCGGATGGTTTCAAAGTCATCGTGCATGTCGAAGTGCCGTCGGATGCGGACTGCCAGGACATCGGAACGGTGGCGGATGCCGACATCCACTGGCACGCCTGCCATGGGCCCAGAGACGAGCGGCCGGGTTACACCGAACTCTCCCGTATCGCTGGGGAGATCTCCTCTCTGCCCGATGGGCCGGGCTATATCTACATTGCAGGTGAAGCACGGGCTGTATCCGATTGCCGCAAGCATTTCCGCGATCGGCTCGGTTTCGACAAGGATCGGATCGACGCGATCGGCTATTGGATCGAAGGGCAGGCGCGGGTGTGA